Proteins found in one Litorihabitans aurantiacus genomic segment:
- a CDS encoding ABC transporter permease — MTTVAPRRARHPVASAASGARTVALRLVVAVVLLCAWTLLSDDSARVELPSPVRTWSSLVALTSSGELPRALLESNVAMVLGYLIAVAVGVPLGLLMGSFPVAAAVIRPYLMLLLAVPLIALLPVAQAIFGLGLVTRVVVVVLFALVFVTLNTETGIRSVPGALREMAHSYGSSRWDTFRHVVLPSARPDIAAGLRLGLGRAVVGMVIAELFLVTAGIGSIISYYRGRFDTGAVLAIVLVLVLEGVLVMQLTRRLDKRRGAR, encoded by the coding sequence GTGACCACGGTGGCACCGCGCCGCGCGCGTCACCCGGTCGCCTCGGCGGCGAGCGGGGCGCGCACGGTCGCGCTCCGCCTCGTCGTGGCGGTCGTGCTGCTGTGCGCATGGACCCTGCTGAGCGACGACTCCGCGCGCGTCGAGCTCCCGAGCCCGGTTCGGACGTGGTCCTCGCTGGTCGCGCTGACCTCGTCGGGCGAGCTGCCCCGGGCGCTCCTGGAGAGCAACGTCGCGATGGTCCTCGGCTACCTGATCGCCGTCGCGGTCGGGGTGCCGCTCGGTCTCCTCATGGGGTCCTTCCCCGTCGCCGCCGCCGTCATCCGGCCCTACCTCATGCTGCTGCTGGCTGTTCCGCTGATCGCGCTGCTCCCGGTGGCCCAGGCCATCTTCGGGCTCGGCCTGGTCACTAGGGTGGTCGTGGTGGTCCTGTTCGCGCTGGTGTTCGTCACGCTCAACACGGAGACGGGCATCCGCTCCGTCCCCGGTGCGCTGCGGGAAATGGCGCACAGCTACGGATCCTCGCGGTGGGACACCTTCCGCCACGTGGTCCTGCCCTCCGCGCGCCCCGACATCGCGGCCGGACTGCGCCTCGGCCTCGGTCGCGCCGTCGTCGGCATGGTCATCGCCGAGCTGTTCCTCGTCACCGCGGGCATCGGCAGCATCATCAGCTACTACCGCGGGCGCTTCGACACCGGCGCGGTGCTGGCCATCGTCCTCGTGCTCGTCCTCGAAGGAGTTCTCGTCATGCAGCTCACCCGTCGTCTCGACAAGCGCCGGGGTGCCCGGTGA
- a CDS encoding ABC transporter permease, whose product MTARPAVGTAAVAPEAMDATGAGGDAGTCGAEAGRGARTAAPRPARTRAPVRTRIRRWQVLTGVALALAWEVAGRVWDFIYLPPLSEVLTALVQMLVDGTIVDQLGASLGALGVGLAVAVTGGVLIGCLIGMVPAVRTALEVYVDAMMAAPMVAFVPLFILLFGLGFETRLVIIVAFAIFPIITNTATGVRNADARIVEMARSFGAPRRDMVLRIQLPMALPQVTAGLRLGVSRGVDGLITGEVIIAAVGIGGLVSRYGSGFTMDRLYAVVILIAALALGAVKLTEILSRVLFGRRATA is encoded by the coding sequence GTGACCGCCCGACCGGCCGTCGGGACCGCCGCCGTCGCGCCGGAGGCGATGGACGCCACCGGTGCCGGCGGGGACGCAGGTACCTGCGGAGCGGAGGCCGGCCGCGGCGCGCGCACCGCGGCGCCGCGACCCGCCCGCACACGTGCCCCGGTCCGCACCCGGATTCGCCGCTGGCAGGTCCTCACCGGTGTCGCGCTGGCCCTCGCGTGGGAGGTTGCCGGACGCGTCTGGGACTTCATCTACCTCCCGCCGCTGAGCGAGGTGCTGACCGCTCTCGTGCAGATGCTCGTGGACGGGACCATCGTCGACCAGCTCGGTGCCAGCCTCGGAGCGCTCGGCGTCGGTCTCGCCGTCGCCGTGACGGGCGGTGTGCTCATCGGGTGCCTGATCGGGATGGTGCCGGCCGTTCGCACGGCCCTGGAGGTCTACGTCGACGCCATGATGGCCGCGCCGATGGTCGCCTTCGTACCGCTGTTCATCCTGTTGTTCGGGCTGGGCTTCGAGACCCGGCTAGTCATCATCGTCGCGTTCGCGATCTTCCCGATCATCACCAACACCGCCACCGGCGTGCGCAACGCCGACGCCCGCATCGTGGAGATGGCGCGCTCGTTCGGCGCGCCGCGGCGCGACATGGTGCTGCGCATCCAGCTACCGATGGCACTGCCCCAGGTCACCGCCGGGCTGCGCCTGGGCGTCTCGCGCGGAGTCGACGGTCTGATCACCGGCGAGGTCATCATCGCCGCGGTCGGCATCGGCGGCCTCGTCTCGCGCTACGGCAGCGGTTTTACGATGGACCGTCTCTACGCCGTCGTGATCCTCATCGCGGCGCTCGCGCTCGGCGCGGTCAAGCTCACGGAGATCCTCTCGCGCGTGCTGTTCGGCCGCCGGGCCACGGCGTGA
- a CDS encoding UbiD family decarboxylase codes for MAWNDLREFLSDLERRGDLLRIEREVDWEYEAVALTRRSSDLEGPALLFEHMRDSPFSCLSGLFGASRRVGLALGRDYAWLLRHADELERGLIDPEPWSGPAPCQEVVLPGTAVGTLPILRHYELDAGRYITAGLQVARDPDTGVSNVSIHRQLPVGEDGLTVFAPPGRHLRTIIDRWHERGQAAEIAVVIGAEPATQIASQARVPYGVDEFAVAGAMRGAPVPMVRCRTIDVDVPATAEMIIEGRIEPGVLVPDGPFGEYPGTYSAAKPAPVMTVTAITHRRGAIYQNTLTGTPMTENHWMMQPAASAMALREARRVCPEVVDVNVTAGGTTRHHVVVSMRKRHPSEPRNVMLALLAAPLGAKLVTVVDDDIDVHDLEKVEWAVNTRMQADRDVVIVPDLYSPTLDPSAPAGRTSAKMGIDATAPTGEERRMYEAPRIVGAERWSLDADLAAAGWTRPGYLGSESA; via the coding sequence GTGGCCTGGAACGACCTGCGAGAGTTTCTGTCCGACCTCGAGCGCCGCGGCGACCTGCTGCGCATCGAGCGCGAGGTCGACTGGGAGTACGAGGCGGTCGCGCTGACCCGCCGCTCCTCCGACCTCGAGGGTCCGGCGCTGCTGTTCGAGCACATGCGCGACAGCCCCTTCTCCTGCCTCTCCGGCCTCTTCGGCGCTTCGCGCCGCGTCGGCCTCGCCCTCGGCCGCGACTACGCGTGGCTCCTGCGCCACGCCGACGAGCTCGAGCGCGGCCTAATCGACCCCGAGCCGTGGTCGGGCCCGGCACCGTGCCAGGAGGTCGTGCTGCCGGGCACCGCCGTCGGCACGCTGCCGATCCTGCGGCACTACGAGCTCGACGCGGGGCGCTACATCACTGCCGGGCTGCAGGTGGCGCGCGATCCCGACACCGGGGTCTCCAACGTCTCGATCCATCGGCAGCTGCCCGTCGGGGAGGACGGTCTGACCGTCTTCGCGCCCCCGGGCCGGCACCTGCGCACGATCATCGACCGCTGGCACGAGCGCGGCCAGGCTGCGGAGATCGCCGTCGTCATCGGTGCCGAGCCCGCGACCCAGATCGCCTCCCAGGCCCGGGTCCCGTACGGGGTCGACGAGTTCGCCGTCGCGGGCGCCATGCGCGGGGCGCCGGTGCCGATGGTGCGCTGCCGCACGATCGACGTCGACGTCCCGGCCACCGCCGAGATGATCATCGAGGGGCGCATCGAACCCGGGGTGCTCGTCCCGGACGGGCCGTTCGGGGAGTACCCCGGCACGTACTCGGCGGCGAAGCCCGCACCGGTGATGACCGTCACCGCCATCACGCACCGCCGCGGCGCGATCTACCAGAACACCCTCACGGGGACCCCGATGACGGAGAACCACTGGATGATGCAGCCCGCCGCCAGCGCGATGGCGCTGCGAGAGGCCCGTCGCGTGTGCCCCGAGGTCGTGGACGTCAACGTGACCGCCGGCGGGACCACGCGCCACCACGTCGTCGTGTCGATGCGCAAGCGGCACCCGTCCGAACCCCGCAACGTCATGCTCGCGCTGCTCGCCGCGCCGCTCGGGGCCAAGCTCGTCACGGTCGTGGACGACGACATCGACGTGCACGACCTCGAGAAGGTGGAGTGGGCGGTCAACACGCGCATGCAGGCCGATCGCGACGTCGTGATCGTCCCCGACCTCTACAGCCCGACGCTCGACCCCTCGGCGCCCGCAGGGCGCACGAGCGCCAAGATGGGGATCGACGCGACGGCGCCGACCGGCGAGGAGCGGCGGATGTACGAGGCGCCCAGGATCGTCGGAGCCGAACGCTGGTCGCTGGACGCCGACCTGGCCGCCGCGGGCTGGACCCGCCCCGGCTACCTCGGTTCGGAGAGCGCCTGA
- a CDS encoding allantoate amidohydrolase, producing MTAAADGPSTPGTTTDGGALEARPVELETALADFARLTDGGDGVTRLAHTPTERRAHSLFADRMRGLGLRAWTDAVGNTIAELDPTHPGPAPAVGTGSHLDSVPLGGAYDGTYGVVAALEVARLAVTHDLPRRRPWRFVAFAAEEGARFGSACNGSKVVAGVADAADLHRWHDVDGTTMAQAMTDVGLAPDRAHEARWEPDRWHAFVELHIEQGPLLEDLGATIGVVDRISGSSRAAVVLHGVASHTGATPMHLRVDALAAAAACVLATEAAANDGETRATVGRMEVLPGSMTTIPGEVRFTLDVRGVDARAQRAVLDHLLAEYERLGRERGVAVEYEVLASADPVLLPRAVTDVVARAAAELALPAVTMTSGASHDAQMISRVTPTGMIFVPSRGGLSHVPQEWTSGTHLAAGTTALLRTMQLLDAEGAMTPADGGEPLRHLPGVRVLGSPEVVDLTVRDGVLADVTPSRVPHERARVLLPALVDLHTHLREPGGEAAETIASGTRAAAAGGYSDVFAMANTVPVTDTVAAVRRMREIAADGVWARVHPVGALTHALAGERLTDLAAMAAAGVRLFSDDGRCLEDVALLAEAMTTLARTGGVLAQHAQSTALAGSGVVNDAVAHLVDAPGWPLVGEEAIIARDVAVARATGAHLHVCHVSSGFGAAILGLGRAHGARVTGEVTPHHLVLHDTDAVAAGPALKVNPPLRSGDDAGNLRHALRTGLLDVVATDHAPHEAERKRGTWRTAAFGLTGLETALDVVAEVFTDPTSGEVDWPAVARVTSVVPARIGGLADRAGRPVAVGEPATWAVVGPGDGVVQGHEQHTRSANTPFTGRAVRHRVELTVVDGVVTHRA from the coding sequence GTGACGGCAGCCGCCGACGGCCCGTCGACCCCGGGCACGACCACCGACGGTGGCGCGCTCGAAGCCCGGCCGGTGGAGCTCGAGACCGCGCTGGCCGACTTCGCGCGCCTGACCGACGGGGGTGACGGCGTCACGCGGCTCGCCCACACCCCCACCGAGCGCCGGGCGCACTCGCTGTTCGCGGACCGGATGCGGGGTCTCGGGCTGCGCGCATGGACGGACGCCGTCGGCAACACCATCGCCGAGCTCGATCCCACGCACCCCGGCCCCGCGCCCGCCGTCGGCACCGGCTCCCACCTCGACTCGGTCCCGCTCGGCGGGGCCTACGACGGCACGTACGGCGTGGTGGCCGCCCTCGAGGTGGCACGGCTCGCGGTCACCCACGACCTGCCACGCCGCCGACCGTGGCGGTTCGTGGCGTTCGCGGCCGAGGAGGGGGCGCGCTTCGGGTCGGCCTGCAACGGCAGCAAGGTTGTTGCCGGGGTGGCCGACGCCGCCGACCTGCACCGCTGGCACGACGTCGACGGCACCACCATGGCGCAGGCCATGACCGACGTCGGACTCGCCCCCGACCGCGCGCACGAGGCGAGGTGGGAGCCCGATCGGTGGCACGCCTTCGTGGAGCTCCACATCGAGCAGGGACCGCTCCTGGAGGACCTCGGCGCCACCATCGGCGTCGTCGACCGAATCTCGGGCAGCTCGCGCGCCGCCGTCGTGCTCCACGGCGTCGCCTCGCACACCGGGGCCACCCCGATGCACCTGCGCGTGGACGCGCTCGCCGCCGCCGCCGCGTGCGTCCTCGCCACCGAGGCGGCCGCGAACGACGGCGAGACCCGCGCCACGGTCGGCCGCATGGAGGTCCTGCCCGGATCCATGACGACCATCCCCGGCGAGGTGCGGTTCACCCTCGACGTGCGCGGGGTCGACGCCCGGGCGCAGCGGGCGGTGCTGGACCACCTGCTCGCCGAGTACGAGCGTCTCGGCCGCGAGCGAGGGGTGGCGGTCGAGTACGAGGTGCTGGCCAGCGCCGACCCCGTGCTCCTGCCGCGGGCCGTCACCGACGTCGTCGCGCGCGCCGCGGCGGAGCTCGCCCTCCCCGCCGTGACCATGACCTCCGGCGCGAGCCACGACGCCCAGATGATCTCGCGCGTGACGCCGACGGGGATGATCTTCGTGCCCAGCCGCGGCGGACTCAGCCACGTGCCGCAGGAGTGGACGTCGGGGACCCACCTCGCGGCCGGTACCACCGCGCTGCTGCGCACCATGCAGCTGCTCGACGCGGAGGGCGCGATGACGCCCGCCGACGGCGGCGAGCCGCTGCGCCACCTCCCCGGTGTCCGGGTGCTGGGCTCGCCCGAGGTGGTGGACCTGACGGTGCGCGACGGGGTGCTGGCCGACGTCACGCCCAGCCGCGTCCCGCACGAGCGCGCGAGGGTGCTGCTCCCGGCCCTGGTCGACCTGCACACGCACCTGCGCGAACCGGGCGGCGAGGCGGCCGAGACCATCGCGAGCGGGACGCGCGCGGCGGCCGCCGGCGGTTACTCCGACGTCTTCGCCATGGCGAACACCGTGCCCGTCACCGACACGGTCGCGGCGGTGCGGCGGATGCGCGAGATCGCCGCGGACGGCGTGTGGGCACGCGTGCACCCCGTCGGTGCGCTGACGCACGCGCTCGCGGGCGAGCGCCTCACCGACCTCGCAGCCATGGCGGCGGCGGGGGTCCGGCTGTTCTCCGACGACGGCCGCTGCCTCGAGGACGTCGCGCTGCTCGCCGAGGCCATGACGACCCTGGCCCGCACCGGCGGTGTGCTCGCTCAGCACGCGCAGAGCACCGCGCTGGCCGGCAGCGGGGTCGTGAACGACGCCGTCGCTCACCTCGTCGACGCCCCCGGGTGGCCTCTCGTGGGCGAGGAGGCGATCATCGCGCGCGACGTCGCCGTCGCCCGTGCCACGGGCGCACACCTGCACGTGTGCCACGTCTCCAGCGGGTTCGGCGCCGCGATCCTCGGGCTCGGCCGGGCCCACGGCGCCCGGGTCACCGGCGAGGTGACGCCGCACCACCTGGTGCTGCACGACACCGACGCCGTGGCGGCCGGCCCCGCGCTCAAGGTCAACCCGCCGCTGCGCTCGGGTGACGACGCCGGCAACCTGCGCCACGCGCTGCGCACCGGGCTGCTGGACGTCGTCGCGACCGACCACGCGCCGCACGAGGCGGAGCGCAAGCGGGGCACCTGGCGCACGGCCGCGTTCGGGCTCACGGGCCTGGAGACGGCCCTCGACGTCGTGGCCGAGGTCTTCACCGACCCCACCTCGGGCGAGGTCGACTGGCCCGCGGTCGCGCGCGTGACGTCCGTCGTCCCCGCGCGCATCGGCGGTCTCGCCGACCGCGCGGGGCGGCCGGTCGCGGTGGGTGAACCCGCCACGTGGGCGGTCGTGGGGCCCGGGGACGGCGTCGTGCAGGGGCACGAGCAGCACACGCGCTCGGCCAACACCCCCTTCACGGGCCGCGCCGTGCGCCACCGCGTCGAGCTGACCGTGGTCGACGGCGTCGTCACGCACCGCGCCTAG
- a CDS encoding maleate cis-trans isomerase family protein — translation MFGWRARIALVLPADNTVIEPELYALGIPGVSFHGLRLTTDDPVAMRAQATDLVAAIEEMAADVVVYGCAETSFNGGSGTPERLSELMAAGCTAPVVTATGAMVAAVRHLGLSHVTVVSPYAPASGALLESSLAERGIATAASHHHDFSVASADPRTWYDTNRQESWVSYRMARAADVPDSEGVLISATNFRTMETIQVLEDELGKPVVTSNQAILWRCLDVLGRSVAIPGYGGLLREGRRVGALA, via the coding sequence ATGTTCGGCTGGCGCGCCCGGATCGCGCTCGTCCTGCCGGCGGACAACACCGTCATCGAACCCGAGCTGTACGCGCTGGGCATCCCGGGCGTCAGCTTCCACGGGCTGCGCCTGACCACCGACGACCCCGTCGCGATGCGGGCGCAGGCGACCGACCTCGTTGCGGCCATCGAGGAGATGGCCGCCGACGTCGTCGTCTACGGCTGCGCCGAGACGAGCTTCAACGGCGGCAGCGGCACGCCCGAGCGGCTCTCGGAGCTGATGGCGGCCGGGTGCACGGCGCCGGTCGTCACGGCGACGGGCGCGATGGTGGCCGCCGTGCGCCACCTCGGGCTCTCCCACGTGACGGTCGTGAGCCCGTACGCCCCCGCGTCCGGCGCGCTCCTGGAGTCCTCGCTCGCGGAGCGCGGGATTGCGACGGCGGCGTCCCACCACCACGACTTCTCGGTCGCCTCGGCCGACCCCCGGACGTGGTACGACACCAACCGCCAGGAGTCGTGGGTCTCCTACCGCATGGCTCGGGCGGCGGACGTCCCCGACAGCGAGGGCGTACTGATCTCCGCCACGAACTTCCGCACGATGGAGACCATCCAGGTGCTCGAGGACGAGCTCGGCAAACCCGTGGTTACGAGCAACCAGGCGATCCTGTGGCGCTGCCTGGACGTGTTGGGCAGGTCCGTGGCGATACCCGGCTACGGCGGGCTGCTGCGTGAGGGTCGGCGCGTCGGCGCACTCGCGTGA
- a CDS encoding SDR family NAD(P)-dependent oxidoreductase, with product MSRLGPDAVVLVTGADGGLGTAVVQTLLEAGVRVAAMTGPGADVEAVRARLGAGHPGDRLQVRRLDVRDVADVDVAVRESEAVLGPLTGLVNNAGITSTSPFLQTTAAEFGDVVGINLTGCFTVGQRVATGMAARGRGAIVNVSSTRQVQAHPGSAAYCASKGGIAMLTRVMALELAPLGVRVNAVAPGTVPTGLNADYVHEEPFRTERLARIPLGRYGEPAEVAAAVLFLLSPEAAFVVGGSLMVDGGQTLW from the coding sequence GTGAGCCGGCTGGGACCCGACGCCGTCGTGCTCGTGACGGGGGCCGACGGCGGGCTCGGTACCGCCGTCGTGCAGACCCTCCTGGAGGCGGGCGTGCGGGTGGCCGCAATGACCGGCCCCGGCGCCGACGTCGAAGCCGTGCGCGCGCGGCTCGGTGCCGGCCACCCGGGGGACCGGCTGCAGGTGCGGCGCCTGGACGTGCGCGACGTCGCGGACGTCGATGTCGCGGTGCGCGAGAGCGAGGCGGTGCTGGGGCCGCTGACCGGCCTGGTCAACAACGCCGGGATCACCAGCACGAGCCCGTTCCTTCAGACGACGGCCGCCGAGTTCGGGGACGTCGTGGGCATCAATCTCACGGGCTGCTTCACGGTGGGGCAGCGGGTCGCGACCGGCATGGCCGCGCGCGGCCGCGGGGCGATCGTCAACGTCTCCTCCACCCGACAGGTTCAGGCCCACCCCGGTTCGGCGGCCTACTGCGCCTCGAAGGGCGGCATCGCGATGCTCACGCGGGTCATGGCGCTCGAGCTCGCGCCACTCGGGGTCCGCGTGAACGCCGTGGCGCCTGGCACGGTGCCGACCGGGCTGAACGCCGACTACGTCCACGAGGAGCCGTTCCGCACCGAGCGTCTCGCACGGATCCCGCTGGGGCGCTACGGCGAGCCCGCCGAGGTGGCGGCCGCGGTGCTGTTCCTGCTCTCGCCGGAGGCCGCGTTCGTGGTCGGCGGGTCGCTGATGGTCGACGGCGGGCAGACCCTGTGGTGA
- a CDS encoding ABC transporter ATP-binding protein translates to MTARRAPAIELVDVVKDYTVDGVTTRALDRVSLTVGESEFVSLIGPSGCGKTTLLKIIDGLVTADSGAVLVQDREVAGPGPERAFVFQSFALLPWRTVRENIEFGLQVRRVPAAQRREVSDRYLEMVGLTGFADRYPDQLSGGMQQRVGLARALAVDPQILLMDEPFGALDAQTRHLLQSDLESIWEAGKKSVVFVTHDMDEAVFLSDRIVIMSPRPGEIHEIIDVDLPRPRTEEMRHDPRFTELSSYIWEQLRTMIVRQPVDKR, encoded by the coding sequence GTGACCGCCCGTCGCGCACCCGCCATCGAGCTGGTCGACGTCGTGAAGGACTACACGGTCGACGGCGTCACGACCCGCGCGCTGGACCGGGTCTCCCTCACCGTCGGCGAGAGCGAGTTCGTCAGCCTCATCGGCCCGTCGGGGTGCGGCAAGACCACGCTCCTGAAGATCATCGACGGTCTCGTCACCGCCGACTCCGGCGCCGTGCTGGTGCAGGATCGCGAGGTCGCCGGCCCCGGCCCCGAGCGGGCGTTCGTGTTCCAGTCCTTCGCCCTCCTGCCCTGGCGCACCGTGCGCGAGAACATCGAGTTCGGCCTGCAGGTCAGGCGGGTGCCCGCGGCGCAGCGCCGCGAGGTCTCCGACCGCTACCTCGAGATGGTGGGGCTCACGGGCTTCGCCGACCGCTATCCCGACCAGCTCTCCGGCGGGATGCAGCAACGCGTGGGCTTGGCGCGCGCGCTCGCCGTCGACCCGCAGATCCTCCTGATGGACGAGCCCTTCGGCGCGCTGGACGCGCAAACGCGCCACCTCCTGCAGAGCGACCTCGAGAGCATCTGGGAGGCCGGGAAGAAGTCGGTCGTCTTCGTCACCCACGACATGGACGAGGCCGTGTTCCTCTCGGACCGCATCGTCATCATGAGCCCGCGGCCCGGCGAGATCCACGAGATCATCGACGTCGACCTGCCGCGACCGCGGACCGAGGAGATGCGGCACGACCCCCGCTTCACCGAGCTGTCCTCCTACATCTGGGAGCAGCTGCGGACCATGATCGTGCGTCAGCCCGTGGACAAGCGGTGA
- a CDS encoding ornithine cyclodeaminase family protein translates to MIVLPATVVDRLYPPSAALAGVREAVLAHRSGRDTTPPRTALGAHEVGGEMLVMPAVLAQEAFAVKVWHRFEGRDGAPASSSASVLLVDPELGQEVLMDGACITDRRTAAMTALVALSHAPAHARVLCVIGAGVQARATVEALLHALPGLSEVRIVARREDRARALVAECAAWAVPATADADERTWRALTDVGAGVRGADVVVAATTSALPVVPDEALAPEVLVCGVGSHDPASAEIEPATVVRAGVRIVDTFAGGLDGAGDLAAPLASGAIARADVVELSAVADGSAPARVPGRVSVFKSVGFAGLDAVAARTVARAALAQGAGVVVDLHG, encoded by the coding sequence GTGATCGTCCTGCCCGCCACCGTCGTCGACCGCCTCTACCCGCCCTCGGCCGCGCTAGCCGGGGTGCGCGAGGCCGTCCTCGCGCACCGCAGCGGACGTGACACGACCCCGCCGCGCACCGCGCTGGGGGCGCACGAGGTGGGCGGGGAGATGCTGGTGATGCCGGCGGTCCTGGCCCAGGAGGCGTTCGCGGTCAAGGTGTGGCACCGCTTCGAGGGGCGGGACGGAGCTCCGGCCTCCTCGAGCGCGAGCGTCCTCCTGGTCGACCCCGAGCTGGGCCAGGAGGTCCTGATGGACGGCGCCTGCATCACCGACCGCAGGACCGCCGCCATGACCGCGCTGGTCGCACTGTCGCACGCCCCGGCGCACGCGCGCGTGCTGTGCGTCATCGGTGCCGGCGTCCAGGCCCGTGCCACCGTCGAGGCGCTCCTGCACGCGCTGCCCGGGCTGAGCGAGGTCAGGATCGTCGCGCGCCGCGAGGATCGCGCCCGCGCGCTCGTGGCGGAGTGCGCGGCGTGGGCGGTCCCCGCCACGGCCGACGCAGACGAGCGCACGTGGCGGGCGCTCACCGACGTCGGCGCAGGGGTCAGGGGCGCCGACGTGGTGGTCGCGGCGACGACGTCCGCCCTGCCGGTGGTGCCGGACGAGGCCCTCGCCCCCGAGGTGCTCGTGTGCGGGGTCGGCAGCCACGACCCGGCGTCGGCGGAGATCGAGCCGGCCACCGTGGTGCGCGCCGGGGTGCGCATCGTGGACACCTTCGCCGGGGGCCTCGACGGCGCGGGCGACCTGGCGGCGCCGCTGGCGTCCGGGGCGATCGCTCGCGCCGACGTCGTGGAGCTGTCCGCGGTGGCCGACGGGAGCGCGCCGGCGCGGGTCCCGGGCCGGGTGAGCGTCTTCAAGAGCGTCGGGTTCGCCGGCCTGGACGCGGTCGCGGCGCGGACCGTGGCACGGGCCGCGCTGGCGCAGGGGGCGGGCGTCGTCGTCGACCTGCACGGCTGA
- a CDS encoding ABC transporter substrate-binding protein, whose protein sequence is MRSHPAVPALAAAAAAALVLTACGSSDGGGGDDEAAGGSFSIAIEGPWTASYAPLALTIEAMEADGYEVEQVLFDAPETLAQAVAAGEVDLGFTSAGTVLSVVDAGAPVSAFLGITRPDFVMVAVPEIDSCEATDGQRLAIHSREGTTGSLTEIWLDDVCPGTEPEMLVVAGSENRMAGLLADQIDASPLDLMTWTQIEAEYPGRFALVEGYGDPSIVASYFFATDAYLDSDAETVQAFTDAYLATLADVEEDPTAAQDKAVELIPEVDEAVMREVISAWAENDLWPGAEGVSDEDVQATIDLYSRTVAFETIEGPADLVTTEFVDASQ, encoded by the coding sequence GTGCGATCCCACCCCGCCGTCCCCGCACTCGCCGCCGCAGCAGCCGCCGCGCTCGTCCTGACCGCCTGCGGGTCCTCCGACGGCGGGGGCGGTGACGATGAGGCCGCGGGAGGGAGCTTCAGCATCGCCATCGAGGGGCCGTGGACCGCGTCCTACGCACCGCTCGCGCTGACGATCGAGGCGATGGAGGCGGACGGGTACGAGGTCGAGCAGGTGCTCTTCGACGCGCCCGAGACGCTCGCCCAGGCCGTCGCTGCGGGCGAGGTGGACCTCGGATTCACCAGCGCCGGGACCGTCCTGTCGGTGGTCGACGCAGGTGCTCCGGTGAGCGCATTTCTCGGCATCACGCGTCCTGACTTCGTGATGGTCGCCGTCCCGGAGATCGACTCGTGCGAGGCGACCGATGGTCAGCGCCTCGCGATCCACAGCCGCGAAGGCACCACCGGCAGCCTGACCGAGATCTGGCTCGACGACGTCTGCCCCGGCACCGAGCCCGAGATGCTCGTGGTCGCCGGGTCGGAGAACCGCATGGCCGGCCTGCTCGCCGACCAGATCGACGCCTCGCCGCTCGACCTCATGACCTGGACGCAGATCGAGGCGGAGTACCCCGGCCGGTTCGCCCTCGTCGAGGGCTATGGCGACCCGTCCATCGTCGCCTCCTACTTCTTCGCGACCGACGCCTACCTCGACAGCGACGCCGAGACCGTCCAGGCGTTCACCGACGCCTACCTCGCCACGCTCGCCGACGTCGAAGAGGACCCCACGGCCGCGCAGGACAAGGCCGTGGAGCTCATCCCCGAGGTCGACGAGGCGGTCATGCGCGAGGTCATCAGCGCCTGGGCCGAGAACGACCTGTGGCCGGGGGCCGAGGGCGTCTCGGACGAGGACGTGCAGGCGACCATCGACCTGTACAGCCGGACGGTCGCGTTCGAGACCATCGAGGGACCGGCCGACCTGGTCACCACCGAGTTCGTGGACGCCTCGCAGTGA